Proteins from one uncultured Anaeromusa sp. genomic window:
- a CDS encoding DUF1003 domain-containing protein — MSELKGPIEKYNHVGHVIKNVNLEFREKLTMGQRVADWIARVVGSWPFIIYQSIIISIWIGFNIFLAYNISVNETFLEAWDPYPFILLNLVLSFQAAYTGPVVMMSQNRSVEKDRIAADIDYQINRKAEEEIKVIMAHLVHQDKLIMMLLEKLEVEKAKFENGGAGSS, encoded by the coding sequence ATGTCTGAGCTAAAAGGGCCGATCGAAAAGTATAATCATGTTGGACATGTGATTAAAAATGTTAATCTTGAATTTCGTGAAAAGTTAACTATGGGCCAGCGTGTAGCGGACTGGATTGCTAGAGTGGTTGGGAGCTGGCCTTTTATAATTTATCAGAGCATCATTATTAGCATCTGGATCGGTTTCAATATTTTTTTAGCGTATAATATCTCTGTTAATGAAACCTTTTTAGAAGCTTGGGATCCGTATCCTTTTATACTTCTTAACCTTGTGCTTAGTTTTCAGGCTGCGTATACTGGACCGGTAGTTATGATGAGCCAAAACCGAAGTGTTGAAAAAGATAGAATCGCTGCGGATATCGATTACCAGATTAATCGCAAGGCGGAGGAAGAAATAAAGGTAATCATGGCTCATCTTGTTCACCAGGACAAATTAATAATGATGCTTTTGGAAAAATTGGAAGTAGAAAAGGCGAAGTTTGAAAATGGGGGAGCTGGTTCATCATGA
- the ftsH gene encoding ATP-dependent zinc metalloprotease FtsH has protein sequence MEEKKEPKKTVFYYYAVTLLIMLVLNLLVFPMFFRPQVTLVDYGAFLTQIKSGAVTLVEIQDNQINFVAKDGAGKEVSYVTGRIADPELVNRLYNAGVVFSQDIPKEKSPLVNLIFTWILPLIIFIVVGQFVAGQLQKRMGGGISAMTFGKSNAKIYAQSETGKSFADVAGQDEAKEALVEIIDFLHNPGKYAEIGASLPKGALLVGPPGTGKTLLAQAVAGEANVPFFSISGSEFVEMFVGMGAAKVRDMFKQANEKAPCIIFIDEIDTIGKRRDSRGFSSNDEREQTLDQLLTEMDGFDGKKGVVILAATNRPEILDKALLRPGRFDRRIPVELPDLAGREAILLVHARKVKMEPDINFNEVARATSGASGAELANIINESALRAVKYGRKLVSQNDLEESVEVIIAGYQRRSAVIPPKEKEIIAYHEIGHALVAAKQSESAQVHKITIIPRTSGTLGYTMQIEEGEHVLISKEEAFNKITTCTGGRAAEEIAFGTFTSGAANDIKQATSIARAMVTRFGMSKNFDMMALESVENQYLSGDSLLTCSSETASKVDIEVLEIIKQAHDKATGILNENVDKLHALARYLLEKETITGEEFLNKLKENSPSV, from the coding sequence ATGGAAGAGAAAAAAGAGCCTAAAAAGACAGTATTCTATTATTATGCGGTTACTTTGCTGATAATGTTAGTGCTAAATCTTTTGGTTTTTCCTATGTTTTTTAGGCCGCAGGTCACTTTGGTGGACTATGGCGCTTTTCTAACGCAAATAAAAAGCGGTGCGGTCACGTTAGTGGAAATTCAGGATAACCAAATTAATTTTGTGGCTAAAGACGGGGCGGGAAAAGAGGTATCTTATGTTACTGGGCGGATAGCCGATCCAGAATTGGTAAATCGGCTTTATAATGCAGGGGTAGTTTTTTCTCAGGATATTCCCAAGGAAAAATCTCCCCTAGTTAATTTGATTTTTACGTGGATTTTGCCGCTGATCATTTTTATTGTAGTTGGTCAATTCGTAGCAGGGCAATTGCAAAAACGGATGGGCGGTGGAATTAGCGCTATGACTTTTGGCAAGAGTAATGCGAAAATTTATGCTCAGTCAGAGACCGGCAAGAGTTTTGCCGATGTAGCAGGGCAAGACGAGGCAAAAGAGGCTCTTGTGGAGATTATTGATTTTTTGCATAATCCAGGGAAATATGCTGAAATTGGTGCGAGCCTTCCTAAAGGCGCCTTGCTTGTCGGACCGCCTGGTACAGGAAAAACGCTATTGGCACAGGCTGTTGCTGGTGAGGCTAACGTTCCTTTTTTCTCTATCTCCGGTTCGGAATTTGTGGAAATGTTTGTTGGCATGGGGGCGGCTAAGGTGCGCGACATGTTTAAACAGGCCAATGAAAAAGCTCCTTGTATTATATTTATCGACGAGATTGATACTATCGGCAAAAGACGTGACAGCCGGGGCTTTAGCAGTAATGATGAGCGTGAACAGACGCTTGATCAATTGCTTACAGAGATGGATGGGTTTGACGGCAAAAAAGGCGTTGTAATTCTTGCGGCCACCAATCGACCGGAAATTTTAGACAAGGCGCTTCTAAGACCCGGTCGATTCGATCGTCGAATTCCTGTAGAGTTACCGGATCTTGCGGGGCGGGAAGCGATTTTGCTGGTTCATGCTCGAAAAGTTAAGATGGAGCCGGATATTAATTTTAATGAAGTTGCAAGAGCGACCTCTGGCGCTTCCGGTGCGGAACTTGCGAATATTATCAATGAAAGTGCTCTGCGCGCGGTAAAATATGGACGCAAGCTTGTTAGTCAGAATGATTTAGAAGAAAGTGTGGAAGTTATTATTGCAGGCTATCAGCGACGAAGCGCAGTCATTCCACCCAAAGAAAAAGAGATTATTGCCTACCATGAAATTGGACACGCATTGGTTGCTGCAAAACAGTCTGAATCAGCGCAGGTGCATAAAATCACTATCATTCCGCGAACTTCCGGTACTCTCGGCTATACTATGCAGATAGAAGAAGGAGAACATGTTTTAATTAGCAAAGAAGAGGCATTCAATAAGATCACCACTTGTACCGGTGGGCGGGCCGCAGAGGAAATTGCTTTTGGGACCTTTACTTCAGGCGCTGCTAACGATATCAAACAGGCGACAAGCATTGCCCGGGCGATGGTAACTCGGTTCGGTATGAGTAAGAATTTCGATATGATGGCCTTGGAAAGCGTTGAAAATCAATATCTTAGCGGGGATTCGTTGCTGACCTGTTCAAGTGAAACGGCCTCGAAGGTTGATATAGAGGTGCTGGAGATTATTAAGCAAGCGCATGATAAAGCAACTGGTATTCTAAATGAAAATGTTGATAAGTTGCACGCCTTGGCTAGATATTTACTGGAAAAAGAAACCATTACAGGAGAAGAATTTTTGAATAAGCTTAAAGAAAACAGCCCAAGTGTATGA